A single genomic interval of Peromyscus leucopus breed LL Stock chromosome 7, UCI_PerLeu_2.1, whole genome shotgun sequence harbors:
- the LOC114687620 gene encoding LOW QUALITY PROTEIN: olfactory receptor 145-like (The sequence of the model RefSeq protein was modified relative to this genomic sequence to represent the inferred CDS: inserted 1 base in 1 codon), whose protein sequence is MAVANGSLVMEFILLGITGEPDLQVPLFLLFLVIYLVTTLGNLTLIILMVLNSHLHTPMYFFLSNLSLIDLCYSSVITPKMLMNFLVKKNAISYAGCLTQLYIFCFFGISECYVLTAMAYDRYVAICNPLLYNIAMSPKVCFYLMLGSYLMGFSGATIHTGFMLRLTFCDVSTINHYFCDICPLLQLSCTSTYINEMELLIVAGKDIIVPTVIIFTSYGFIXFQVLKINSTEGRSKAFSSCSSHIIAVTLFFGSCAFMYLKPSSARSMDQGKISSVSYNIVVPMMNPLIYSLRNKDVKIALKKTLTKRKF, encoded by the exons ATGGCTGTGGCAAATGGCTCATTAGTGATGGAATTCATACTCTTGGGGATAACAGGAGAGCCTGACCTCCAAGTACCCCTCTTCTTACTCTTTCTAGTAATATATCTGGTAACCACATTAGGAAATTTGACCTTGATCATTCTAATGGTGCTGAACTCTCACCTTcacacccccatgtactttttcctctCTAACTTGTCCCTCATAGACCTCTGCTATTCTTCAGTGATTACACCCAAAATGCTGATGAACTTCTTAGTAAAGAAGAATGCTATCTCTTACGCGGGGTGCCTGACTCAGCTCtacattttttgcttttttggcaTTTCTGAATGTTACGTGTTGACAgcaatggcctatgatcgctacGTGGCTATCTGCAATCCACTCTTGTATAACATTGCTATGTCCCCTAAGGTGTGCTTCTATCTTATGCTTGGATCATATTTGATGGGATTTTCTGGAGCCACGATCCACACTGGTTTCATGCTTCGACTGACCTTCTGTGATGTGAGCACCATCAACCATTACTTCTGTGATATCTGCCCTTTACTGCAGCTCTCCTGTACCAGCACCTACATCAATGAGATGGAGCTGCTCATTGTAGCAGGAAAAGACATCATTGTGCCCACAGTCATCATCTTTACATCTTATGGCTTCA CTTTCCAAGTTCTCAAAATAAATTCTACTGAAGGAAGGTCCAAAGCCTTCAGCTCTTGTAGCTCCCACATAATTGCTGTTACTCTGTTCTTTGGATCATGTGCATTTATGTATCTAAAACCCTCCTCAGCTCGGTCTATGGATCAGGGAAAAATATCTTCTGTCTCTTATAATATTGTGGTCCCCATGATGAACCCATTAATTTACAGCCTTAGGAACAAGGATGTCAAAATTGCTCTGAAAAAAACTCTAACCAAAAGAAAGTTTTAG